From a region of the Mercurialis annua linkage group LG1-X, ddMerAnnu1.2, whole genome shotgun sequence genome:
- the LOC126675403 gene encoding auxin-responsive protein SAUR64-like, which produces MIGSERKRKRISLVADKGHFVVYTADQSRFVVPLKYLKSQVFRELLELAKQEYGLPRNGPITVPCEALCMENMIMLIQDCGSATNLETSLCKPTAGSRCF; this is translated from the coding sequence ATGATTGGTTCAGAAAGAAAAAGGAAGAGAATTTCATTGGTTGCTGATAAGGGTCATTTTGTAGTGTACACAGCTGATCAAAGCCGATTCGTAGTTCCATTGAAGTATCTTAAAAGTCAAGTGTTTAGAGAGCTGTTGGAACTAGCTAAACAAGAATATGGATTACCCAGAAATGGACCAATTACAGTGCCTTGTGAAGCACTTTGCATGGAGAATATGATAATGTTGATTCAAGATTGCGGTTCTGCTACAAATCTTGAGACATCTTTGTGCAAGCCAACTGCTGGATCCCGCTGCTTTTAA
- the LOC126664800 gene encoding carboxypeptidase SOL1: MKLSICILFFSLYFFSLLPFSISRGAELASLPPGLINGNTTDYDVSWRRFLADDNQSPNSVDKGRGYLTNSDLEKVVKEFGKRCSNISRIYSIGKSVNGIPLWVIEISDKPGEEEPEPAFKYIGNVHGDEPVGRELLIRLANWICDNHVKDPLVRMIVESVHLHILPSMNPDGFSLRRRGNANNVDLNRDFPDQFFLMNNNVDVRQPETKAIMNWLREIHFTASATLHGGALVANYPWDGTEDKRKYYYSCPDDDTFRFMASIYSNSHHNMSLSKEFPGGITNGASWYPIYGGMQDWNYIHAGCFELTLEVSDIKWPNADELPILWEYNKMSLLNLVASLVKTGIHGRLFSSDRGRPLPGSIIIKGINYTVKAGRGLGNYHRLLTPGERYEVTASMPGYKSKTTCISSGEAAMTLDFILDPDVTSEGARNSIYECSCKAKSGLEVFGEVHLELYIILIIVLAFLCFLLVRRMKLNFLNHRQIPKKSIQA, translated from the exons ATGAAGCTTTCAATTTGTATCCTCTTTTTCTCCCTCTATTTCTTCTCTCTGCTTCCCTTCTCCATTTCTAGAGGTGCCGAACTCGCCTCTCTTCCTCCGG GTTTGATCAATGGTAATACTACTGATTATGATGTTTCCTGGAGGCGGTTTTTAGCTGACGATAATCAATCTCCAAACAG TGTTGATAAGGGACGTGGGTATTTAACCAACTCTGATCTTGAGAAGGTTGTGAAGGAATTCGGTAAAAGATGCAGTAATATTTCTAGGATTTATAG TATCGGAAAGAGTGTGAATGGCATTCCGCTG TGGGTTATTGAGATCTCTGATAAGCCTGGAGAGGAAGAGCCTGAACCTGCATTCAAG TATATTGGAAATGTGCATGGAGATGAACCTGTAGGTCGTGAACTTTTGATCCGTCTTGCTAACTGGATTTGTGATAACCATGTGAAGGATCCGTTG GTCCGAATGATAGTAGAAAGTGTTCACCTTCATATTCTTCCATCAATGAATCCTGATGGATTTTCATTGAGGAGACGTGGCAATGCAAACAATGTCGATCTAAATCGAGATTTTCCTGACCAG TTCTTTCTCATGAATAACAACGTAGACGTGCGTCAACctgaaacaaaagcaattatGAACTGGTTGAGAGAGATACATTTCACAGCATCTGCCACTTTGCATGGG GGTGCACTTGTTGCAAATTATCCATGGGATGGTACAGAGGATAAACG GAAATATTACTATTCATGTCCTGATGATGACACATTTCGATTCATGGCAAGCATATACAGCAATTCTCATCATAACATGTCTTTGAGCAAAGAATTTCCTGGGGGAATTACAAATGGAGCATCTTG GTATCCAATTTATGGTGGAATGCAAGACTGGAACTATATACATGCTGGCTGTTTTGAATTGACCTTAGAGGTCAGTGACATCAAATGGCCTAACGCCGATGAG CTTCCTATACTTTGGGAGTACAACAAGATGAGTTTACTAAACCTTGTTGCTAGTCTTGTCAAG ACAGGAATACATGGACGTCTCTTTTCATCTGATAGAGGGAGGCCACTACCAGGCTCTATCATAATAAAGGGAATAAATTATACG GTTAAAGCTGGCAGAGGATTAGGTAATTACCATCGCTTGCTTACCCCCGGAGAAAGATATGAAG TAACGGCCTCAATGCCTGGGTACAAGTCAAAAACCACATGCATCTCGTCGGGAGAAGCTGCCATGACTTTAGATTTTATTCTTGATCCAGATGTCACTTCTGAAGGGGCTCGAAATAGTATATACGAATGCAGTTGCAAGGCCAAGAGTGGACTTGAAGTTTTTGGGGAAGTTCACTTGGAACtgtatattattttgattatcgTCTTAGCATTTTTGTGCTTTTTATTAGTAAGGAGAATGaaacttaactttttaaatcatAGACAGATACCGAAAAAGTCAATTCAGGCATGA